The stretch of DNA CGGTTACCGCCACGGTCGAAGACAACAGCTTCGATGCCGGCAGCCTTGGCGCGCTCAGCAACGAGCTCACCAACGCGCTTAGCCTTGGCGGTCTTGTCGCCGTCAAATGCGCGCATGTCTGCTTCAANGGTCGATGCCGATACCAGGGTCAGACCCTGAGTGTCATCGATGACCTGAACGAATACGTGGCGCGCTGAGCGGTTAACCACCAGACGCGGACGAACGGTGGTGCCGCTGACGCGCTTACGAACACGCAGGTGACGACGGCCGCGTGCTGCGGCCTTGGACTTTCCTCGTACGGATAGTGCCATGGTTACTTACCAGCCTTTCCGACCTTGCGGCGGATGATTTCGCCGGCGTAGCGTACGCCCTTACCCTTGTACGGGTCGGGCTTGCGCAGCTTGCGGATGTTGGCAGCAACTTCGCCCACCTGCTGCTTGTCAATACCTGACACGGAGAGCTTTGTGGGGCTCTCTACGGCCAGTGTGATGCCCTNCGGTGCCTCAATGACAACCGGGTGGCTGAAGCCCAGAGCGAATTCCAGGTTCCCGCCCTTGGCGACTACGCGGTAACCGGTACCAACAATTTCCAGCTTCTTCTCGTAGCCAGCAGTGACACCAATGATCAGGTTGTCAATGAGGGTGCGAGTCAAACCGTGGAGTGAACGCGAATCGCGCTCATCGTTGGGGCGGCTAACGGTGATGGTGTTCTCTTCAAGAGCAACCGTGATGGGGCTGGCAACAGTGAGCTGCAGCGATCCCTTCGGGCCCTTGACAGAAACCAGGCTTTCTTCAACCTTGATCTCGACGCCGGCAGGCACGGAGATGGGGAGACGTCCAATACGTGACATAAGTTCTTTCCCTTCTCTCTCTACTACCAGACGTAGGCGAGGACTTCCCCACCCACGCCCTTCTTGGCAGCCTGACGGTCGGTCANAAGACCGGAAGACGTCGACAGGATGGCGACACCCAACCCACCCAACACGTTGGNGAGGTTTGTGGACTTTGCGTAAACGCGCAGTCCGGGCTTGGAAATACGACGCAGGCCAGCGATTGAACGCTCACGTGCGGGACCGTACTTCAAGTCGATGGTCAACTTCTTGCCAACTTCAGCGTCTTCGACCTTCCAGGCAGCAATGTAGCCCTGCGCCTTGAGGATGTCGGCGATGTGGCCTTTAAACTTGCTAAACGGCATGGACACGGTGTCGTGGTGTGCCGAGTTTGCGTTGCGCAGACGCGTAAGCATGTCTGCGACAGGATCTGTCATTGTCATTTGGGCGCTTGCCCTTCCTCGTAACGGTTTCCTTCGGGTGCCTGTGAAGTGTAGAAATTAGATTTCAGCTCTTCACAGCAGCAGAACGGACCTTTACGTAGATTATTTATCTTCGGATTTGAACGGGAAGCCAAGCGCCTTAAGCAGCGCGCGGCCTTCGTTATCTGTCTTGGCTGTGGTCACGACAGTGATGTCCATACCGCGGGNGCGGTCAATGGAATCCTGGTCGATCTCGTGGAACATAACTTGTTCGGTCAGACCGAACGTGTAGTTACCGTTGCCGTCAAACTGCTTGCCACTGAGGCCGCGGAAATCGCGGATACGGGGCAGTGCGAGAGTGACCAAGCGGTCCAGGAATTNCCACATACGGTCTCCACGCAGCGTGGCGTGGCAACCGATCGGCATGCCTTCGCGCAGTTTGAACTGTGCGATCGACTTGCGGGCCTTAGAAACCTGAGGCTTCTGGCCGGTGATGGCTGTGAGGTCGCGGACGGCGCCGTCGATGAGCTTGGAGTCCTTAGCGGCATCTCCAACACCCATGTTGACAACAACCTTGACCAGGCGCGGAACCTGGTTGACGTTCCCGTAACTGAACTCCTCGATCAAGCTCGGCTTGATTTCCGCTGCGTAGCGGGCCTTCAGACGAGGTGTGATCTTCGGTGTGTTCTCTGCAACTACGGCGCTCATGGCAGGTCCTTCCCGAGGTCTTGGCAACGCGGATACGTACTTGACGTTCGCGGCCATCGCGCTCAACGGTGTCGATGCGGTAGCCAACGCGAGTCGGCTTCTTCGTGGACGGGTCCACTACAGCAACGTTGGAGATGTGAATGGGTGCCTCGACGGTCTCGATGCCACCAGTGTTAGTGCCACGTTCGGTCTGGCCAGCCTTGGTGTGCTTGGTGACGCGGTTTACGCCCTCTACCAACACGCGGTTGGTTTCGGTGTAGACCTTCAGGACCTTGCCCTGCTTGCCACGGTCGCCGCCACGCTCAGCCTTGGCGCCTGTGATGACCTGAACCAGGTCACCCTNTTTGATCTTTGCCATAAGTTACAGCACCTCCGGAGCCAACGAGATGATCTTCATGAATTTCTTGTCACGAAGTTCACGGCCAACCGGGCCGAAGATACGGGTACCGCGGGNGTCCCCGTCAGCCTTAAGAATGACAGCTGCATTCTCGTCAAACTTGATGTAGGAACCATCCGCACGGCGGCGTTCCTTCTTGGTGCGAACGATGACAGCCTTGACGACGTCACCCTTCTTTACGTTACCGCCGGGAATTGCATCCTTGACGGTTGCGACAATGGTGTCGCCAATGCCTGCGTAGCGGCGCCCAGATCCACCGAGAACGCGGATTGTCAAGATTTCCTTGGCACCCGTATTGTCGGCGACCTTAAGCCGCGACTCCTGCTGAATCACTAGTATCTCCTGTTCGTCGCGCCGGTTCTTGGCCACAAAATAGCTGTGGATAAGCCTTGCGGAACGTATTGTTCGGGATGTCTCTGAACGTGCCTGGATTTTGCCAAAACACGCCTAAACACTCCATGCCAACTGCACTTTCCAATCCGGCCCAATGCGTGAATGAACACGCGACCGACGGCAGTTTGTAGTGGCACGATGCCTTTACGAGGTAGTTGCGCACCCACTGACACTGCCGAAGACGGCGGTACAGAAAAGGCGCAGCAATAAATAATCCTAGCACGACGGCGGAACCCGGAGGTACGTGCGCTGGTGGGCAACAGCGTTACTTCGCGCACACCGCGGTGACGTCGGGCCGCTAGCAAAGTGTTAACGATGTTGGGCCCGTCACCGCAGACGGTGACGGGCCCAACATTTTAGTTCACAAGCTCAACCCAAAGGTTGAAAGTGATTACTTAGCCTTCTCGACGATCTCGAGGAGGCGGAACCGCTTGGTAGCGGAGAGCGGACGAGTCTCGGTGATGATGACCAGGTCGCCGATGCCGGCGCTGTTCTCTTCATCGTGAGCCTTGACCTTCTTGTTGCGGCGCAGAACTTTGCCGTACAAGGCGTGCTTTACACGGTCTTCGACCTCAACAACGATGGTCTTATCCATCTTGTCGGAGACGACGTAGCCGCGCATCTTCTTACGGTCGCCACGGACTACAGCCTCGGCGCCTTCTTCAGTGTTGTTTACAGAATCGCTCACTTGGCGTCCTCCTCAGATTTTTCAGCCTTCTTGGAGGCCTTCTTGGCTTCCTTGTCAGCCTTCTTGGAGGCCTTCTCCACGGGTGCAGCGGCAACGACGTCCGGGCGAATGCCCAGCTCGCGCTCACGCAGCACTGTGTAGATACGGGCGATGTCGCGCTTTACAACGCGCAANCGACCGTGGCTTTCCAGCTGGCCTGTGGCCGACTGGAAACGCAGGTTGAACAGTTCTTCCTTAGCCTTGCGGAGTTCTTCGACAAGACGTGCATTGTCGAACCCGTCAAGCTGTGCAGGGGCAAGTTCCTTGGAACCAATTGACATCTCTACTCACCACCTTCGCGACGCACGATGCGTGCTTTCAACGGCAGCTTGTGGATTGCCAGGCGCAGGGCCTCGCGTGCTACCTCTTCTGATACACCGGAGAGTTCAAAGAGAACACGTCCCGGCTTGACATTTGCAATCCACCACTCGGGTGAACCCTTACCGGAACCCATACGGGTTTCGGCAGGCTTCTTCGTCAAGGGACGGTCAGGGTAGATATTGATCCACACTTTTCCGCCACGCTTGATGTGACGAGTCATGGCGATACGAGCGGACTCGATCTGACGGTTGGTTACGTAGGCCGGCGAAAGAGCCTGAATGCCCCACTCACCAAACGAAACCGTGGTGCCGCCAGTAGCCTGACCCGAACGACCGGGGTGGTGCTGCTTACGGTGCTTTACTCGACGTGGGATAAGCATTTAAGCCTGTCCTCCTTCTACTGCCGGAGCCGCAACCTCTGCAGCTACAGGAGCTTCAACCGCGGCAGCAGCCTCGGTACGCTCAGGACGGTCGTTACGACGACGGTCGCCACCGGCGCGGGGCCNGCGGGCACCGCGGTCATCGCCGTCACGGCGCGGGCCACGGCCACGAGCAGGAGCAGCGGCTGCCTGAGCAGCCAGTTCCTTGGACGTGACATCGCCCTTGTAGATCCAGACCTTGACACCGATGCGGCCGAACACGGTCTTAGCTTCGAAGAAGCCGTAATCGATGTTGGCACGCAGGGTGTGCAGGGGCACACGACCTTCGCGGTAGAACTCGGTGCGTGACATTTCAGCGCCACCCAAGCGACCAGCACAAGCGACACGGATGCCCTTGACGCTGCCGGTGCGCTGTGCGGACTGCATTGCCTTCTTCATTGCGCGGCGGAAAGCCACGCGTGAAGTCAGCTGCTCTGCGATGCCCTGGGCAACGAGCTGAGCGTCAGCTTCCGGGTTCTTGACTTCCAAGATGTTCAGCTGAACCTGCTTGCCGGTGAGCTTTTCGAGCTCGCCGCGGATGCGGTCTGCTTCTGCTCCACGGCGACCGATAACGATACCGGGGCGTGCGGTGTGGATATCCACACGTACACGGTCACGGGTGCGCTCGATCTCAACCTTGGAAATACCGGCGCGGTCCATGCCTGTAGACATGAGTGCGCGGATCTGGATGTCTTCTTNTACGAAGTCCTTGTACCGCTGGCCGGGCTTGTTGCTATCTGCGAACCAATGTGAACGGTGGTCCGTCGTGATCCCGAGACGGAAACCGTGCGGGTTTACTTTCTGTCCCACTTAGCGAGCCTCCTCTTTCTCGGNGGTAGCGACAACCACGGTTACGTGGCTGGTTCGCTTCTTGATCTGAAATGCACGGCCCTGTGCTCGCGGCTGGAACCGCTTCATGGTGGGGCCTTCATCAACGAAGATCTCGCTGATGTACAGATCATTTTCATTGAACGCGATGCTGTCGCGATCTGCCAGAACGCGGGCGTTAGCCACTGCGGACTGGACTACCTTGAATACCGGCTCCGAAGCTGCCTGTGGGGCAAACTTCAAAATCGCCAATGCCTCATTCGCCTGCTTGCCACGAATCAGGTTGACGACGCGCCGGGCCTTCATAGGCGTTACGCGCAGATGACGCGCACTTGCCTTGGCTTCCATTGCTATCTCTCTCGTCTTTGCCGTAAAGCCAAGCGCCTAGCGGCGCTTGCCCTTACGGTCGTNCCTGACATGGCCGCGGAATGTCCGCGTGGCGGCGAATTCGCCGAGCTTGTGCCCGACCATCGACTCGGTGACAAACACAGGGATGTGCTTGCGACCGTCGTGCACGGCGATCGTATGACCCAACATTGCGGGAACGATCATCGAGCGGCGGGACCAGGTCTTAATTACGTTCTTGGTACCCTTTTCGTTCTCCCGAGCTACCTTAACAAAGAGGTGCTGGTCAACGAAGGGACCCTTCTTCAGGCTACGTGGCATGTCTCCAGGCTCCTATCGCTTGTTCTTGCCAGTACGGCGGCGACGAACAATCAGCTTGTCGCTCTCTTTGTTGGGACGGCGGGTACGGCCTTCGCGCTTACCGTTCGGGTTGACCGGGTGACGTCCACCGGAGGTCTTACCTTCACCACCACCATGAGGGTGATCAACAGGGTTCATGACAACACCGCGGACGGTCGGGCGTACGCCCTTCCAGCGCATACGGCCAGCCTTACCCCAGTTGATGTTGGACTGCTCAGCGTTTCCAACTTCGCCGATGGTCGCGCGGCAGCGCGCATCAACGTTGCGGATTTCGCCGGAGGGCAGACGCAGCTGAGCGAACTTGCCTTCCTTGGCGACGAGCTGAACAGAGGCACCAGCTGAACGAGCCATCTTGGCACCGCCACCGGGACGCAGCTCCACAGCGTGGATAACAGTACCCACCGGGATGTTGCGCATCGGCAGGTTGTTGCCAGGCTTGATATCAGCTTCCGGGCCGGCTTCTACGAAGTCGCCCTGGCTGAGCTTGTTGGGTGCGATGATGTAACGCTTGGTGCCATCAACATAGTGCAGGAGGGCAATGCGTGCGGTGCGGTTGGGATCGTATTCGATCTCAGCAACGCGAGCGTTAACGCCATCCTTGTCATGACGACGGAAGTCAATCAGGCGGTACTGGCGCTTGTGGCCACCACCCTTGTGACGTGTCGTGATACGACCAGTGTTATTGCGGCCACCCTNTTTGGGTAGGGGACGGACCAGAGACTTCTCCGGCGTCGACCGCGTGATTTCTGCGAAGTCGGCAACGCTCGAGCCGCGACGGCCCGGGGTTGTCGGCTTGTATTTACGGATTCCCATAGTTTATTTCCTCGTTAAAGTGGTCTCCGCTTATGAAAGCGGACCGCCGAAGATGTCAATCGTGCCTTCACGGAGGGAGACAATGGCGCGCTTGGTGTTCTTGCGCTGTCCCCATCCGAACTTGGTGCGCTTGCGCTTACCGGCCCGGTTGATGGTGTTGATCGAGTCGACCTTGACGGAGAAGATTTTCTCCACGGCCAGCTTGATCTCGGTCTTGTTCGAGCGGGGNTCGACCAAGAAGGTGTACTTACCTTCGTCGATCAAACCGTAGCTCTTTTCCGAGACGACGGGTGCAAGCACTACGTCGCGCGGATCCTTGATGGTGACGGCGCTCACTTGGCGTCCTCCTCAATAGTCTGGGCAGCTTCGCCGCCGGCGGGAACAAAGCCTGCGGCTTTGGCGTCCTCGACAGTTGCGAACCAAACCTCGGCCACAGTGGCGTCATACCAGCGTGAACCAGGCACGTGGTACTTCATGGAGTCCTGGTTGCCCTTGATGGTGCCTTCAGCATCATCATTTGCTTCAACGGAAACCAGTTCTTCCACGAGCAGCAAGCTGGAAGCGAAAGCTTCAGCAGCGGCACGGCCTGAGACGAAAACGTCGTAGGCAGCCTGCGTGAAGACGATGTCATCAGAAACCAGAACGTCGTAGGTGTTGAGCTGGTCAACATACAGGACGTGGAGGTTGGTGATGTTACGTACGCTCAAAGCGGCAACGTCGTTGGCGCGCTCGATGACAACGAGCAAGTTCTTGCGCGTTGTCACAGCAGCCAGAGTAGCCATTGCAACCTTGGTTGAGGGCTTGGAGCCAGCAACCAATTCAGCGATAACGTGGATACGGCCGTTGCGTGCGCGGTCAGAGAGGGCGCCGCGCAAAGCTGCAGCCTTCATCTTCTTGGGCGTACGCTGGCTGTAATCGCGAGNGGTAGGACCGTGGACAACGCCACCGCCGGTCATGTGAGGGGCGCGGATGGAACCCTGACGGGCACGGCCGGTACCCTTCTGTGCGAACGGCTTGCGGCCTGCACCGGATACTTCGGCGCGGGTCTTGGTCTTGTGCGTACCCTGACGGGCAGCGGCAAGCTGAGCTACGACAACCTGGTGCAGCAAGGGCACGTTGGTCTGTACGTCGAAGATCTCTGCAGGCAGGTCAACTTTACAGTAGC from Arthrobacter polaris encodes:
- the rplF gene encoding 50S ribosomal protein L6, encoding MSRIGRLPISVPAGVEIKVEESLVSVKGPKGSLQLTVASPITVALEENTITVSRPNDERDSRSLHGLTRTLIDNLIIGVTAGYEKKLEIVGTGYRVVAKGGNLEFALGFSHPVVIEAPXGITLAVESPTKLSVSGIDKQQVGEVAANIRKLRKPDPYKGKGVRYAGEIIRRKVGKAGK
- the rpsH gene encoding 30S ribosomal protein S8, translating into MTMTDPVADMLTRLRNANSAHHDTVSMPFSKFKGHIADILKAQGYIAAWKVEDAEVGKKLTIDLKYGPARERSIAGLRRISKPGLRVYAKSTNLXNVLGGLGVAILSTSSGLXTDRQAAKKGVGGEVLAYVW
- the rplE gene encoding 50S ribosomal protein L5: MSAVVAENTPKITPRLKARYAAEIKPSLIEEFSYGNVNQVPRLVKVVVNMGVGDAAKDSKLIDGAVRDLTAITGQKPQVSKARKSIAQFKLREGMPIGCHATLRGDRMWXFLDRLVTLALPRIRDFRGLSGKQFDGNGNYTFGLTEQVMFHEIDQDSIDRXRGMDITVVTTAKTDNEGRALLKALGFPFKSEDK
- the rplN gene encoding 50S ribosomal protein L14; the protein is MIQQESRLKVADNTGAKEILTIRVLGGSGRRYAGIGDTIVATVKDAIPGGNVKKGDVVKAVIVRTKKERRRADGSYIKFDENAAVILKADGDXRGTRIFGPVGRELRDKKFMKIISLAPEVL
- the rpsQ gene encoding 30S ribosomal protein S17, whose amino-acid sequence is MRGYVVSDKMDKTIVVEVEDRVKHALYGKVLRRNKKVKAHDEENSAGIGDLVIITETRPLSATKRFRLLEIVEKAK
- the rpmC gene encoding 50S ribosomal protein L29, encoding MSIGSKELAPAQLDGFDNARLVEELRKAKEELFNLRFQSATGQLESHGRLRVVKRDIARIYTVLRERELGIRPDVVAAAPVEKASKKADKEAKKASKKAEKSEEDAK
- the rplP gene encoding 50S ribosomal protein L16 encodes the protein MLIPRRVKHRKQHHPGRSGQATGGTTVSFGEWGIQALSPAYVTNRQIESARIAMTRHIKRGGKVWINIYPDRPLTKKPAETRMGSGKGSPEWWIANVKPGRVLFELSGVSEEVAREALRLAIHKLPLKARIVRREGGE
- the rpsC gene encoding 30S ribosomal protein S3, with product MGQKVNPHGFRLGITTDHRSHWFADSNKPGQRYKDFVXEDIQIRALMSTGMDRAGISKVEIERTRDRVRVDIHTARPGIVIGRRGAEADRIRGELEKLTGKQVQLNILEVKNPEADAQLVAQGIAEQLTSRVAFRRAMKKAMQSAQRTGSVKGIRVACAGRLGGAEMSRTEFYREGRVPLHTLRANIDYGFFEAKTVFGRIGVKVWIYKGDVTSKELAAQAAAAPARGRGPRRDGDDRGARXPRAGGDRRRNDRPERTEAAAAVEAPVAAEVAAPAVEGGQA
- the rplV gene encoding 50S ribosomal protein L22, with protein sequence MEAKASARHLRVTPMKARRVVNLIRGKQANEALAILKFAPQAASEPVFKVVQSAVANARVLADRDSIAFNENDLYISEIFVDEGPTMKRFQPRAQGRAFQIKKRTSHVTVVVATXEKEEAR
- the rpsS gene encoding 30S ribosomal protein S19 yields the protein MPRSLKKGPFVDQHLFVKVARENEKGTKNVIKTWSRRSMIVPAMLGHTIAVHDGRKHIPVFVTESMVGHKLGEFAATRTFRGHVRXDRKGKRR
- the rplB gene encoding 50S ribosomal protein L2, producing the protein MGIRKYKPTTPGRRGSSVADFAEITRSTPEKSLVRPLPKXGGRNNTGRITTRHKGGGHKRQYRLIDFRRHDKDGVNARVAEIEYDPNRTARIALLHYVDGTKRYIIAPNKLSQGDFVEAGPEADIKPGNNLPMRNIPVGTVIHAVELRPGGGAKMARSAGASVQLVAKEGKFAQLRLPSGEIRNVDARCRATIGEVGNAEQSNINWGKAGRMRWKGVRPTVRGVVMNPVDHPHGGGEGKTSGGRHPVNPNGKREGRTRRPNKESDKLIVRRRRTGKNKR
- the rplW gene encoding 50S ribosomal protein L23, whose protein sequence is MSAVTIKDPRDVVLAPVVSEKSYGLIDEGKYTFLVXPRSNKTEIKLAVEKIFSVKVDSINTINRAGKRKRTKFGWGQRKNTKRAIVSLREGTIDIFGGPLS
- the rplD gene encoding 50S ribosomal protein L4 — protein: MPAEIFDVQTNVPLLHQVVVAQLAAARQGTHKTKTRAEVSGAGRKPFAQKGTGRARQGSIRAPHMTGGGVVHGPTXRDYSQRTPKKMKAAALRGALSDRARNGRIHVIAELVAGSKPSTKVAMATLAAVTTRKNLLVVIERANDVAALSVRNITNLHVLYVDQLNTYDVLVSDDIVFTQAAYDVFVSGRAAAEAFASSLLLVEELVSVEANDDAEGTIKGNQDSMKYHVPGSRWYDATVAEVWFATVEDAKAAGFVPAGGEAAQTIEEDAK